A single genomic interval of Halichondria panicea chromosome 2, odHalPani1.1, whole genome shotgun sequence harbors:
- the LOC135332032 gene encoding inhibitor of nuclear factor kappa-B kinase subunit alpha-like, producing the protein MAQVGFDAGYSDDEQYHSAGDSPPPSRAQELWTFDRDIGQGGFGIVKLFVHKLTGEKLVLKECRQLNISRESFDRWMQEVEIIKRLDHVNIVKAQSPPEGLYYRPQGNVPCIYMEFCGGRDLRQVLREPDNCCGLPEEDVRQICSDVNSGIRFLHKKKVIHRDLKPENILRKIIHKNQVVYKLTDFGHAKSYDQSSVCTSLVGTMQYVKAIGRKSISPKVRTKTVYHSAWSHKRSETPLNVLSSSEFLYSNTFMDLITNQEFGSRFTHIENDRGQETRLDQTLYV; encoded by the exons ATGGCTCAAGTAGGCTTCGATGCTGGCTACAGTGATGACGAGCAGTATCACAGCGCGGGGGACAGTCCGCCACCCTCACGTGCCCAGGAGCTGTGGACCTTTGATAGGGATATAGGCCAGGGAGGTTTTGGAATTGTCAAGTTGTTTGTGCATAAG CTCACGGGGGAGAAGCTTGTTCTTAAGGAATGTCGTCAGCTCAATATTTCCCGTGAGTCATTTGATCGCTGGATGCAGGAGGTGGAGATCATCAAGCGCTTGGATCACGTCAATATTGTCAAGGCGCAGAGTCCGCCCGAGGGACTGTACTACCGTCCCCAAGGAAACGtgccatgtatatatatggaGTTCTGTGGCGGAAGGGACCTCAGACAG GTACTTCGTGAACCTGACAATTGCTGTGGTCTCCCGGAGGAAGATGTCCGACAAATCTGTTCTGACGTCA actctGGTATCCGGTTTCTTCACAAGAAGAAGGTCATCCACAGAGATCTCAAGCCAGAGAACATACTGCGCAAGATCATCCACAAGAACCAG GTTGTGTATAAGTTGACTGACTTCGGACATGCGAAGAGTTATGATCAGAGTAGTGTGTGTACCTCCCTGGTGGGCACCATGCAATATGTG AAGGCCATAGGCAGAAAGTCGATATCTCCAAAAGTACGGACAAAGACAGTTTATCACAGTGCTTGGTCACACAAAAGATCGGAAACACCTCTTAACGTTTTAAG CTCTAGTGAGTTTCTCTATAGCAACACTTTCATGGATCTAATTACCAACCAGGAATTTGGCTCCCGATTCACTCACATTGAGAACGACAGAGGACAAGAGACAAGACTCGATCAGA CACTCTATGTGTAA